In the Acropora muricata isolate sample 2 chromosome 1, ASM3666990v1, whole genome shotgun sequence genome, one interval contains:
- the LOC136920147 gene encoding uncharacterized protein produces MNPGFWLSALFLLSNVGIPKAADQCCEGQYSVSGMFLKGHVFKTVETHFPSDLECYRVCNQDIRCQSYNVIIDKHICELNNRTKEARPEDLLHDARRIYMKRTSSRVPLGSIQELPAKSCAEIKASEGKEMAEGKRWIYSDENAEQAIQASCHDVWQQINNNSVCFGARDDQYGAFNVTKTGLVKAMKLVHRHGSIRCNRNDPPTFWSCSNVNVYGNNTFMTIITNANREALLPSVENLKPDFNNKKHYYVLEGVNQGSPELILGNLSRPLRLLRDQRLQIWYGQDWIDNSEGGNNGTTCVDVFAWYV; encoded by the exons ATGAACCCGGGATTTTGGCTTTCAGCACTTTTTCTGCTCTCAAATGTTGGTATTCCTAAGGCAGCTGACCAGTGCTGTGAAGGACAATACTCTGTTAGTGGTATGTTTCTCAAGGGACACGTGTTCAAAACAGTTGAGACTCACTTTCCATCAGATCTAGAATGTTACAGGGTATGCAACCAGGATATCAGATGCCAAAGCTACAATGTGATCATTGATAAACATATTTGCGAGCTGAACAACAGGACGAAAGAAGCCAGGCCTGAAGACCTTTTACACGATGCAAGGCGAATTTACATGAAACGTACATCTAGCAGAG TGCCGTTGGGTTCAATTCAAGAGCTCCCTGCTAAGTCGTGCGCTGAAATCAAAGCGAGTGAAGGGAAGGAAATGGCAGAAGGAAAACGCTGGATCTACTCTGATGAAAATGCTGAGCAAGCAATCCAGGCTTCTTGTCATG ATGTGTGGcaacaaatcaacaataattCTGTTTGCTTTGGAGCTCGAGATGACCAATACGGTGCCTTCAATGTGACTAAAACTGGACTTGTAAAAGCCATGAAGCTCGTTCACAGACATGGATCCATCAGATGCAATCGCAATGACCCCCCTACATTCTGGAGCTGCAGCAATGTAAATGTCTATGGAAACAATACGTTTATGACAATCATCACAAATGCCAACAGAGAAGCTCTTCTGCCTTCGGTGGAAAATTTGAAGCcagatttcaataataaaaagCATTACTATGTTCTTGAGGGAGTTAATCAAGGATCGCCAGAACTAATTCTGGGCAATCTTTCCAGGCCATTGCGTTTGCTTAGAGACCAACGGCTGCAGATATGGTACGGGCAGGACTGGATCGATAACTCTGAGGGAGGAAACAATGGTACTACCTGCGTCGACGTATTTGCTTGGTACGTGTGA